A genomic region of Neisseria cinerea contains the following coding sequences:
- the rmuC gene encoding DNA recombination protein RmuC: MELMTVLLLLAALLSSVLFTWLLMKSRFQGVLAVLNAQLAEKAARCDFVEQAHAEIASELAVLDGKYEHLQDENYALGNRFSAAEKQIAYLQEKEAESVRLKQSYIDLQEKAQGLAVENERLATQLGQERKAFADQYALERQIRQRIETDLEESRQTVRDVQNDLSDVGNRFAAAEKQIAHLQEKEAEAERLRQSHIDLQEKAQGLAVENERLTTQIEQERLASEEKLSLLGEARKSLSDQFQNLANTILEEKSRRFTEQNREQLHQVLNPLNERIHGFGELVKQTYDKESRERLTLENELKRLQGLNAQLHSEAKALTNALTGTQNKVQGNWGEMILETVLENSGLQKGREYTVQAASVRKEEDGSTRRLQPDVLVNLPDNKQIVIDSKVSLTAYVRYTQAADADAAARELAAHVASIRAHMKGLSLKNYTDLEGVNTLDFVFMFIPVEPAYLLALQHDAGLFQECFDKRIMLVGPSTLLATLRTVANIWRNEQQNQNALAIADEGGKLYDKFVGFAQTLESVGKSIDQAQSSFQTAFKQLAEGRGNLVGRAEKLRLLGVKANKQLARDLTERANETTALSESLEYAAEDEAV, from the coding sequence ATGGAGCTGATGACTGTGTTGCTATTGCTGGCGGCTTTGCTGTCAAGCGTGTTGTTTACATGGTTACTGATGAAGAGCCGGTTTCAAGGTGTATTAGCCGTATTGAACGCGCAATTGGCGGAAAAGGCGGCAAGATGTGATTTTGTTGAACAGGCACACGCAGAAATTGCATCGGAATTGGCCGTTTTGGATGGGAAATACGAGCATTTGCAAGACGAAAATTATGCTTTGGGCAATCGTTTTTCCGCAGCCGAAAAGCAGATTGCTTATTTGCAGGAAAAAGAGGCGGAATCGGTTCGGCTGAAGCAGTCGTATATCGATTTGCAGGAAAAGGCACAGGGTTTGGCGGTTGAAAACGAACGTTTGGCAACGCAGCTCGGACAGGAGCGGAAGGCATTTGCCGACCAATATGCGCTGGAACGCCAAATCCGCCAAAGAATCGAAACCGATTTGGAAGAAAGCCGCCAAACTGTCCGCGACGTGCAAAACGACCTTTCCGATGTCGGCAACCGTTTTGCCGCAGCTGAAAAACAGATTGCCCATTTGCAGGAAAAAGAGGCAGAAGCGGAGCGGTTGAGGCAGTCGCATATCGATTTGCAGGAAAAGGCACAGGGTTTGGCGGTTGAAAACGAACGTTTGACAACGCAAATCGAACAGGAACGCCTTGCTTCTGAAGAGAAGCTGTCCTTACTGGGCGAAGCGCGCAAGAGCTTGAGCGATCAGTTTCAAAATCTTGCCAACACGATTTTGGAAGAAAAAAGCCGCCGTTTTACCGAGCAGAACCGAGAGCAGCTCCATCAGGTTTTGAACCCGCTAAACGAACGCATCCACGGTTTCGGCGAGTTGGTCAAGCAAACCTATGATAAAGAATCGCGCGAGCGGCTGACGTTGGAAAACGAATTGAAACGGCTTCAAGGGTTGAATGCGCAGCTGCACAGCGAGGCAAAGGCCCTGACCAACGCGCTGACCGGTACGCAGAATAAGGTTCAGGGCAATTGGGGCGAGATGATTCTGGAAACGGTTTTGGAAAATTCCGGCCTCCAGAAGGGACGGGAATATACGGTTCAGGCAGCATCTGTCCGTAAGGAGGAAGACGGCAGCACGCGCCGTTTGCAGCCCGATGTTTTGGTCAACCTGCCGGACAACAAACAGATTGTGATTGATTCCAAGGTCTCGCTGACGGCTTATGTGCGCTACACGCAGGCGGCGGATGCGGATGCGGCGGCACGCGAGTTAGCGGCGCATGTCGCCAGTATCCGTGCGCACATGAAAGGTTTGTCATTAAAGAATTACACCGATTTGGAAGGTGTGAACACTTTGGATTTCGTCTTTATGTTTATACCTGTCGAGCCGGCGTACCTGCTGGCGTTGCAGCATGACGCGGGATTGTTCCAAGAGTGTTTCGACAAACGGATTATGCTGGTCGGCCCCAGTACGCTGCTGGCGACTTTGCGGACGGTGGCGAATATTTGGCGCAACGAACAGCAAAATCAGAACGCACTGGCGATTGCGGACGAAGGCGGCAAGCTGTATGACAAGTTTGTCGGGTTCGCACAAACGCTCGAAAGCGTCGGCAAAAGCATCGATCAGGCGCAAAGCAGCTTTCAGACGGCATTTAAGCAACTTGCCGAGGGGCGCGGGAATCTGGTCGGCCGCGCCGAGAAACTGCGTCTGTTGGGTGTGAAGGCAAACAAGCAGCTTGCACGCGATTTGACCGAACGTGCCAATGAAACAACGGCGTTGTCGGAATCTTTGGAATATGCGGCAGAAGATGAAGCAGTCTGA
- a CDS encoding cytochrome c1, giving the protein MKQVMKNWFAALLLAVPMSAAFASGGHAHYEKVDIDLRDQVSLQRGAQIFTNYCLSCHSASGMRFNRLKDIGLTDEEIKKNLMFTTDNVGDVMHAAMDPKDAAKWFGAAPPDLTLIARSKGADYLYAYMRGFYKDPTRPSGWNNTVFDKVGMPHPLWEQQGVQAVELDAKGQPVMIKDEHGNLTPKLYWESTGLHSRRLPNGKVIQKEYDTYVRDLVNYLVYMGEPAQLQRKRIGYIVMIFLFAVMLPLAYFLKKEYWKDVH; this is encoded by the coding sequence ATGAAACAAGTTATGAAAAACTGGTTTGCTGCCTTACTGTTGGCAGTACCCATGAGTGCGGCATTTGCTTCGGGCGGTCATGCACATTATGAGAAAGTCGATATCGATTTGCGCGACCAAGTAAGCTTGCAGCGCGGTGCACAAATCTTTACCAACTACTGTCTGTCATGTCACTCGGCAAGCGGTATGCGTTTCAACCGTTTGAAGGACATCGGTTTGACTGACGAAGAAATCAAGAAAAACCTGATGTTTACCACCGATAATGTCGGCGATGTGATGCATGCTGCAATGGATCCTAAAGATGCGGCAAAATGGTTTGGTGCTGCTCCGCCCGATTTGACGTTGATTGCGCGTTCCAAAGGTGCAGACTATCTTTACGCCTATATGCGCGGATTCTATAAGGATCCTACGCGTCCGAGCGGCTGGAACAATACCGTATTTGATAAAGTCGGTATGCCTCACCCGCTGTGGGAGCAACAAGGTGTTCAAGCCGTTGAGTTGGATGCTAAAGGTCAACCCGTTATGATTAAAGACGAGCATGGCAACCTGACTCCTAAGCTGTATTGGGAATCTACCGGTTTGCACAGCCGCCGTCTGCCTAACGGCAAAGTCATCCAAAAAGAGTACGATACTTACGTACGCGACTTGGTCAATTACCTTGTGTACATGGGCGAACCTGCTCAGCTGCAACGCAAACGTATAGGCTATATCGTGATGATTTTCCTATTTGCGGTTATGCTGCCTTTGGCGTATTTCCTGAAAAAAGAATATTGGAAAGACGTACACTAA